Part of the Desulfolutivibrio sulfoxidireducens genome is shown below.
ACGACCCGCCGGAACCGACGGCCCCGCCGCCCGCTCCGGACGCCGCGCGCCCCATCCTGTCCAGCGGCACCAGGGACGGCAGATAGGTCAGATTCAAAAGCAAAAGCTCCAGGGCCAAGCCCGGCTCCAGACTGGTCATCACCCGGCGCTGGCCCTCCAGGGTCATCTGCCAGCAGGCATGGATGTGCGACAACTCGAAACGCCCGGCCATCTCGAGCCAGCGCCCGGCCTCCTCCCGGGTGATCTCGGCCAGGGCCGCGCCGCGTTCCCCGGTCTGGCGCAAGAGAAACATGGTCCGCCACGCCCCGGCCAACTCCCGCAAAAAAAACCCGATGTCCAGGCCCTTTTCCAGCACCTCGCGCAACACGCCGAGCACCCCGGCGCACTCCTGCCCGGCCATGGCCGTGATCAACCCAAAAAACACATCCTGCCCGGCCAGCCCCAACACCCCCCGGGCGTCGGCCTCGGTCAGCCCCTGGCCGCCAAGGGCCAGCACCTGCCCCAGAAGCGACATGCTGTCGCGCACGCTGCCCGCTCCGCGACGGGCGATCAACGACACCGCCCCGGGCTCGTAGGCCACCCCCTCCCGATCCAATATTCCCCGCAAATGGGTCTCAAGCTCGACCTGGGTCATGCGCTTGAACAGGTAGTGCTGGCAGCGGCTGACGATGGTGGCCGGGAACTTGTGCGGCTCGGTGGTGGCCAATATGAACGCCACCCGGCCCGGCGGCTCCTCCAGGGTCTTTAAAAGCGCGTTGAACGCCGCCTTGGAGAGCATGTGGGCCTCGTCGATGATGAAAATCTTGTAGCGGCTTTGCAGCGGCGAATACCCCACGTCCTCCTTCAGGCGCCTGGCCTCGTCCACCCCGCCGTGGGTGGCCGCGTCGATCTCCACCACGTCCGGGGAGATGCCCGCCGTGATCTGGCGGCATTGCAGGCATTCGTTGCACGGCTCGGCCGCCGGCCCCCGCTCGCAGTTGAGCGCCTTGGCGAAGACCCGGGCCAGGGTGGTCTTGCCCACCCCCCGCGTGCCGCTGAACAGATACGCCGGCGCGACCCGGTCCTCGGCCGCGGCCCGGGACAGGATGCGCTTGACCGCCTCCTGGCCGGCGACCTCGCCAAACCGCTGCGGCCGATATTTCGTGGTCAGACTTGTGGTGGACATGAAGCTCCATGCATCGGGGCCGCCGCCCCGAACCCCCGAACAGGAGACGTCGGGGCTGCCGCCCCGAACCCCGCCCGGGGGGAATCATTCCCCCCGGACCCCCTGATGTTCCTCGGACAAAGAGGCGGACCTACGTCCGCCCCCGCCGCAAGGAACCTTACAGGCTGTAATGCTCAAGCCAAGAGGCGTACTTGGGATTCTCGCCCTTGACGATCTTGAAGAATTCGGTTTGCAGGTGCTTGGTTACCGGACCGGCCTTGCCCGCCCCGATAACCC
Proteins encoded:
- the dnaX gene encoding DNA polymerase III subunit gamma/tau: MSTTSLTTKYRPQRFGEVAGQEAVKRILSRAAAEDRVAPAYLFSGTRGVGKTTLARVFAKALNCERGPAAEPCNECLQCRQITAGISPDVVEIDAATHGGVDEARRLKEDVGYSPLQSRYKIFIIDEAHMLSKAAFNALLKTLEEPPGRVAFILATTEPHKFPATIVSRCQHYLFKRMTQVELETHLRGILDREGVAYEPGAVSLIARRGAGSVRDSMSLLGQVLALGGQGLTEADARGVLGLAGQDVFFGLITAMAGQECAGVLGVLREVLEKGLDIGFFLRELAGAWRTMFLLRQTGERGAALAEITREEAGRWLEMAGRFELSHIHACWQMTLEGQRRVMTSLEPGLALELLLLNLTYLPSLVPLDRMGRAASGAGGGAVGSGGSSGGRPMPASAPRGGAYGASGPRRFGPEEAKGREVLRDTGGFSRNGAVEPGPGANGRPGGEGLRVSPVSAGPECVAPAASTAVIDPGPPPAEVHAGDAAPMPDMEETGERRASDPPAAPAQAGPKGPATWEGFLAYYEKARKAGLGIIPGLRQAGGRFDAGLGPAGTLVVACGNEFNREQLKNPDAFRNLSRLTGDYFGAGAAVSVVEHNGQVRPGNGELKAYVLDRPEVRRAMAEFGAELIDIKPRG